In a genomic window of Primulina huaijiensis isolate GDHJ02 chromosome 10, ASM1229523v2, whole genome shotgun sequence:
- the LOC140986852 gene encoding probable polygalacturonase isoform X2, translating to MKRLVILLLLLVSSYAAEYNGECKATWPMIPRPHSVSVSEFGAVGDGKTLNTLAFQNAIFYLRSFVDKGGAQLYVPPGRWVIGCINLTSHLTLFLEKDAVLLASQDFSRWDVVGPLPSYGRGLEIPGNRYGSLIMGHNLTDVVITGNNGTIDGQGSVWWKQVDAQSLNYSRPHLIELIGSDNVLISNLTFLNAPAWNIHPVYCRYLLVQNITVYSPPESPYTSGIVPDSSEHVCIENSNISTGYDAVVLKSGWDEYGISYGKPTRNVHIRGLRLKSSSGSGIALGSEMSGGISNVLAEHLDMQDSLTGIQLKTARGRGGYIKGIYVSDAYMENIQEGIKATGQCDSHPDDKYDPNALPVVSEITFENIVGVNISTAGIFVGIDESPFTSICLFNISFSISSNSSTSWVCSNVEGSSTNVSPEPCPELQSPTSNSSTNCFFSLLYPNSQVAVL from the exons ATGAAGAGGCTAGTAA TTTTGCTTCTACTCCTGGTTTCGAGTTATGCAGCAGAATACAATGGAGAATGCAAGGCTACTTGGCCGATGATTCCCAGACCTCACAGCGTCTCTGTTTCCGAGTTTGGTGCGGTAGGAGATGGGAAAACTTTAAATACTTTAGCATTTCAGAATGCTATTTTCTATCTGAGGTCCTTTGTTGACAAGGGGGGTGCACAGCTGTATGTTCCACCTGGCCGTTGGGTTATCGGATGCATCAATCTCACTAGCCATCTTACTCTTTTCCTTGAAAAAGATGCCGTTCTTCTTGCCTCTCAG GATTTTAGCCGTTGGGATGTTGTTGGACCCTTACCTTCTTATGGTCGGGGCCTTGAGATACCCGGTAACAGATATGGCAGCTTGATCATGGGACATAATTTAACTGACGTGGTTATAACGG GTAATAATGGAACTATTGATGGTCAGGGTTCGGTTTGGTGGAAACAAGTGGATGCACAGTCCTTAAATTACAGTCGACCACATTTAATAGAATTGATCGGCTCCGACAATGTTTTGATATCGAACTTGACCTTCTTAAATGCACCTGCTTGGAATATACATCCAGTTTATTGCAG ATACTTGCTGGTTCAGAACATTACAGTATATTCTCCACCCGAGTCTCCATACACCAGTGGGATAGTTCCAG ATTCTTCTGAGCATGTGTGCATTGAGAACAGCAACATTAGCACGGGATATGATGCAGTTGTGCTTAAAAGTGGTTGGGATGAGTATGGAATATCATATGGGAAACCAACCAGAAATGTCCATATTCGAGGGCTTCGCTTGAAGTCTTCTTCAGGATCGGGAATTGCACTTGGCAGCGAAATGTCTGGCGGCATTTCAAATGTATTGGCGGAGCACCTTGACATGCAGGACTCGTTGACAGGAATTCAGCTAAAGACGGCGAGAGGAAGAGGCGGCTATATCAAAGGCATATATGTATCAGATGCTTACATGGAAAATATACAGGAAGGAATCAAGGCAACAGGTCAGTGTGATTCACACCCTGATGACAAATACGATCCCAATGCGCTGCCTGTGGTCAGTGAAATTACCTTCGAGAACATTGTTGGTGTAAATATTAGTACAGCCGGAATCTTTGTGGGAATAGATGAATCTCCCTTCACTTCTATATGTTTATTCAACATATCATTCTCTATCTCTTCCAACTCATCCACTTCGTGGGTGTGCTCCAACGTCGAGGGATCATCGACCAATGTATCACCCGAACCTTGCCCGGAACTCCAAAGCCCAACGTCCAATTCATCAACCAACTGTTTCTTCTCCCTCTTGTATCCAAATAGTCAAGTGGCAGTCTTATGA
- the LOC140986852 gene encoding probable polygalacturonase isoform X1 codes for MKRLAVLLLLLVSSYAAEYNGECKATWPMIPRPHSVSVSEFGAVGDGKTLNTLAFQNAIFYLRSFVDKGGAQLYVPPGRWVIGCINLTSHLTLFLEKDAVLLASQDFSRWDVVGPLPSYGRGLEIPGNRYGSLIMGHNLTDVVITGNNGTIDGQGSVWWKQVDAQSLNYSRPHLIELIGSDNVLISNLTFLNAPAWNIHPVYCRYLLVQNITVYSPPESPYTSGIVPDSSEHVCIENSNISTGYDAVVLKSGWDEYGISYGKPTRNVHIRGLRLKSSSGSGIALGSEMSGGISNVLAEHLDMQDSLTGIQLKTARGRGGYIKGIYVSDAYMENIQEGIKATGQCDSHPDDKYDPNALPVVSEITFENIVGVNISTAGIFVGIDESPFTSICLFNISFSISSNSSTSWVCSNVEGSSTNVSPEPCPELQSPTSNSSTNCFFSLLYPNSQVAVL; via the exons ATGAAGAGGCTA GCAGTTTTGCTTCTACTCCTGGTTTCGAGTTATGCAGCAGAATACAATGGAGAATGCAAGGCTACTTGGCCGATGATTCCCAGACCTCACAGCGTCTCTGTTTCCGAGTTTGGTGCGGTAGGAGATGGGAAAACTTTAAATACTTTAGCATTTCAGAATGCTATTTTCTATCTGAGGTCCTTTGTTGACAAGGGGGGTGCACAGCTGTATGTTCCACCTGGCCGTTGGGTTATCGGATGCATCAATCTCACTAGCCATCTTACTCTTTTCCTTGAAAAAGATGCCGTTCTTCTTGCCTCTCAG GATTTTAGCCGTTGGGATGTTGTTGGACCCTTACCTTCTTATGGTCGGGGCCTTGAGATACCCGGTAACAGATATGGCAGCTTGATCATGGGACATAATTTAACTGACGTGGTTATAACGG GTAATAATGGAACTATTGATGGTCAGGGTTCGGTTTGGTGGAAACAAGTGGATGCACAGTCCTTAAATTACAGTCGACCACATTTAATAGAATTGATCGGCTCCGACAATGTTTTGATATCGAACTTGACCTTCTTAAATGCACCTGCTTGGAATATACATCCAGTTTATTGCAG ATACTTGCTGGTTCAGAACATTACAGTATATTCTCCACCCGAGTCTCCATACACCAGTGGGATAGTTCCAG ATTCTTCTGAGCATGTGTGCATTGAGAACAGCAACATTAGCACGGGATATGATGCAGTTGTGCTTAAAAGTGGTTGGGATGAGTATGGAATATCATATGGGAAACCAACCAGAAATGTCCATATTCGAGGGCTTCGCTTGAAGTCTTCTTCAGGATCGGGAATTGCACTTGGCAGCGAAATGTCTGGCGGCATTTCAAATGTATTGGCGGAGCACCTTGACATGCAGGACTCGTTGACAGGAATTCAGCTAAAGACGGCGAGAGGAAGAGGCGGCTATATCAAAGGCATATATGTATCAGATGCTTACATGGAAAATATACAGGAAGGAATCAAGGCAACAGGTCAGTGTGATTCACACCCTGATGACAAATACGATCCCAATGCGCTGCCTGTGGTCAGTGAAATTACCTTCGAGAACATTGTTGGTGTAAATATTAGTACAGCCGGAATCTTTGTGGGAATAGATGAATCTCCCTTCACTTCTATATGTTTATTCAACATATCATTCTCTATCTCTTCCAACTCATCCACTTCGTGGGTGTGCTCCAACGTCGAGGGATCATCGACCAATGTATCACCCGAACCTTGCCCGGAACTCCAAAGCCCAACGTCCAATTCATCAACCAACTGTTTCTTCTCCCTCTTGTATCCAAATAGTCAAGTGGCAGTCTTATGA
- the LOC140986852 gene encoding probable polygalacturonase isoform X3, with protein MIPRPHSVSVSEFGAVGDGKTLNTLAFQNAIFYLRSFVDKGGAQLYVPPGRWVIGCINLTSHLTLFLEKDAVLLASQDFSRWDVVGPLPSYGRGLEIPGNRYGSLIMGHNLTDVVITGNNGTIDGQGSVWWKQVDAQSLNYSRPHLIELIGSDNVLISNLTFLNAPAWNIHPVYCRYLLVQNITVYSPPESPYTSGIVPDSSEHVCIENSNISTGYDAVVLKSGWDEYGISYGKPTRNVHIRGLRLKSSSGSGIALGSEMSGGISNVLAEHLDMQDSLTGIQLKTARGRGGYIKGIYVSDAYMENIQEGIKATGQCDSHPDDKYDPNALPVVSEITFENIVGVNISTAGIFVGIDESPFTSICLFNISFSISSNSSTSWVCSNVEGSSTNVSPEPCPELQSPTSNSSTNCFFSLLYPNSQVAVL; from the exons ATGATTCCCAGACCTCACAGCGTCTCTGTTTCCGAGTTTGGTGCGGTAGGAGATGGGAAAACTTTAAATACTTTAGCATTTCAGAATGCTATTTTCTATCTGAGGTCCTTTGTTGACAAGGGGGGTGCACAGCTGTATGTTCCACCTGGCCGTTGGGTTATCGGATGCATCAATCTCACTAGCCATCTTACTCTTTTCCTTGAAAAAGATGCCGTTCTTCTTGCCTCTCAG GATTTTAGCCGTTGGGATGTTGTTGGACCCTTACCTTCTTATGGTCGGGGCCTTGAGATACCCGGTAACAGATATGGCAGCTTGATCATGGGACATAATTTAACTGACGTGGTTATAACGG GTAATAATGGAACTATTGATGGTCAGGGTTCGGTTTGGTGGAAACAAGTGGATGCACAGTCCTTAAATTACAGTCGACCACATTTAATAGAATTGATCGGCTCCGACAATGTTTTGATATCGAACTTGACCTTCTTAAATGCACCTGCTTGGAATATACATCCAGTTTATTGCAG ATACTTGCTGGTTCAGAACATTACAGTATATTCTCCACCCGAGTCTCCATACACCAGTGGGATAGTTCCAG ATTCTTCTGAGCATGTGTGCATTGAGAACAGCAACATTAGCACGGGATATGATGCAGTTGTGCTTAAAAGTGGTTGGGATGAGTATGGAATATCATATGGGAAACCAACCAGAAATGTCCATATTCGAGGGCTTCGCTTGAAGTCTTCTTCAGGATCGGGAATTGCACTTGGCAGCGAAATGTCTGGCGGCATTTCAAATGTATTGGCGGAGCACCTTGACATGCAGGACTCGTTGACAGGAATTCAGCTAAAGACGGCGAGAGGAAGAGGCGGCTATATCAAAGGCATATATGTATCAGATGCTTACATGGAAAATATACAGGAAGGAATCAAGGCAACAGGTCAGTGTGATTCACACCCTGATGACAAATACGATCCCAATGCGCTGCCTGTGGTCAGTGAAATTACCTTCGAGAACATTGTTGGTGTAAATATTAGTACAGCCGGAATCTTTGTGGGAATAGATGAATCTCCCTTCACTTCTATATGTTTATTCAACATATCATTCTCTATCTCTTCCAACTCATCCACTTCGTGGGTGTGCTCCAACGTCGAGGGATCATCGACCAATGTATCACCCGAACCTTGCCCGGAACTCCAAAGCCCAACGTCCAATTCATCAACCAACTGTTTCTTCTCCCTCTTGTATCCAAATAGTCAAGTGGCAGTCTTATGA
- the LOC140986638 gene encoding protein SENESCENCE-ASSOCIATED GENE 21, mitochondrial encodes MARSFAAAKQVSDFVTSKISPAVTWRGYAAVSQSGVSNSGASPNVMLKKGSEEPSKISWVPDPVTGYYRPENQAKDKDAAELRAILIKEKSRRR; translated from the exons ATGGCTCGCTCTTTCGCCGCCGCTAAGCAGGTCTCTGATTTTGTCACCAGCAAAATCTCACCTGCTGTAACCTG GAGGGGGTACGCCGCGGTGTCTCAGAGTGGCGTCTCCAACAGCGGAGCTAGTCCGAACGTGATGTTGAAGAAAGGATCCGAAGAGCCGAGCAAGATATCATGGGTGCCCGACCCGGTCACCGGGTATTACCGACCCGAGAACCAGGCCAAGGATAAGGACGCGGCGGAGTTGCGCGCGATACTTATCAAGGAGAAATCCAGACGACGCTGA